A window of Paenibacillus sp. 19GGS1-52 contains these coding sequences:
- a CDS encoding beta-ketoacyl-ACP synthase III — MQLRKVKILGTGKYLPDRLVTDEELDERLGVPAGWVNKATGVGVRHYAEGETSSQMGARAAERALADAGLSFSDVDCLVCTSGTKEQPLPSTAVFIQQAMGQGESGVPAFDMDATCLSFMVGLDVMSYMVEAGRYRNVLLVATEIASVGLNWQEKESAALFGDGAAAVVIGPSGAQDSARIIHTSLKTYSKGASYSEIAGGGSKLTAQKYSKHNESSYLFHMDGKGIFRMASKLLPDFIQELLKQSGTQMDDFRLVIPHQGSAMAMRLLQKKLGIAESQFLNITPNHGNTIAASIPMGLHEAIHQGRIQRGDRILLIGTAAGLSLGGMVIDY; from the coding sequence ATGCAGCTTAGAAAAGTGAAGATATTGGGTACCGGCAAATATTTACCGGACAGGCTAGTAACGGATGAAGAGCTGGACGAGCGTCTAGGGGTGCCAGCTGGTTGGGTTAACAAAGCAACTGGCGTAGGTGTGCGTCACTATGCAGAGGGTGAAACCTCATCGCAAATGGGCGCGAGAGCAGCGGAGAGAGCCCTGGCGGATGCAGGGTTAAGCTTCTCTGATGTCGATTGCCTAGTCTGTACAAGTGGAACCAAGGAACAACCGCTGCCCAGCACTGCTGTATTTATTCAACAAGCTATGGGCCAAGGAGAATCAGGGGTCCCAGCTTTTGATATGGATGCCACCTGTCTAAGCTTTATGGTTGGACTCGATGTAATGTCATATATGGTTGAAGCCGGTCGATACCGAAATGTGCTGCTTGTAGCTACGGAAATCGCCTCAGTTGGGTTAAATTGGCAGGAAAAAGAGAGTGCTGCACTCTTTGGTGATGGTGCCGCTGCAGTTGTAATCGGCCCATCGGGAGCTCAGGATTCTGCCCGTATCATTCACACATCACTCAAAACCTATAGCAAAGGTGCAAGTTATTCAGAGATCGCTGGCGGAGGAAGTAAGCTCACCGCCCAAAAATACAGTAAACATAATGAATCGTCCTATCTATTCCATATGGACGGCAAGGGGATCTTTCGGATGGCTTCAAAGCTGTTACCTGATTTCATTCAGGAGCTGCTGAAGCAGTCTGGTACGCAAATGGATGATTTCCGGCTGGTCATTCCTCATCAGGGAAGTGCTATGGCGATGCGGCTGCTGCAGAAGAAGTTAGGGATTGCCGAGAGCCAATTTCTAAATATTACACCCAATCATGGGAATACGATTGCCGCTTCGATTCCAATGGGACTGCATGAGGCGATTCACCAGGGACGAATTCAGCGTGGAGACCGGATTCTGCTGATCGGTACCGCAGCAGGGCTGTCACTGGGAGGCATGGTTATTGACTACTGA
- a CDS encoding DUF2809 domain-containing protein codes for MKHLKSIVYICIFLTVIVLGISSRAFADQLPLFVSRHFGDALWGSMVYFGFRVLFTEQKKLHSLVLSLIFSFGIEFSQLYQEDWINSLRSTLVGGLILGKGFLWIDLLRYTVGIGLSYGLDICAWRWYNVSKK; via the coding sequence ATGAAACATTTGAAATCTATAGTCTATATCTGCATCTTTCTCACAGTGATTGTGTTAGGCATTAGCTCGAGAGCTTTCGCTGACCAGCTACCTTTGTTTGTGTCCAGACACTTTGGAGATGCGTTATGGGGAAGCATGGTTTATTTCGGGTTTCGGGTCCTGTTCACTGAGCAAAAGAAACTGCACTCTCTCGTCCTAAGCTTGATATTTAGTTTTGGTATCGAATTTAGTCAGCTGTATCAAGAGGATTGGATAAATAGCTTACGCTCCACTCTGGTGGGAGGATTGATTCTGGGAAAAGGCTTCTTGTGGATAGATCTTCTCAGGTATACGGTGGGTATTGGTCTTTCCTATGGCTTGGATATTTGTGCATGGCGTTGGTATAACGTTTCTAAAAAGTAG
- a CDS encoding putative ABC transporter permease, which yields MITPEISLDGFMPFAVASQYFFYFMIYSFLGWVLEGTYNLYSTGAFRKEGFLKGPFKPMYGFAPLLLLIAMNLQVPLPLFLLLTLVIPSMVEYVSGWLLKTLFHKQWWDYSSMPHQLQGHICLRFSMYWWLLATACLYVIQPLLELLYRLVEPMWELLLPAVALYATADLLWTCWTRRRGEKELELSEG from the coding sequence TTGATTACACCAGAAATTTCGCTAGATGGTTTCATGCCGTTTGCTGTTGCCAGCCAATACTTCTTTTATTTTATGATCTATTCTTTCTTGGGCTGGGTACTGGAGGGAACCTATAACTTGTACAGTACTGGAGCTTTTCGTAAGGAAGGATTTCTAAAAGGGCCATTTAAACCGATGTACGGTTTTGCACCACTTCTGCTGCTCATCGCAATGAATCTGCAAGTACCGCTTCCGTTATTTCTATTGCTAACGTTAGTGATTCCTTCTATGGTTGAATATGTCAGTGGTTGGCTGCTGAAGACGCTATTTCATAAGCAATGGTGGGATTACTCCAGCATGCCTCATCAGCTGCAGGGTCATATCTGTCTGCGCTTTTCTATGTATTGGTGGTTGCTCGCCACGGCCTGCCTGTATGTGATTCAACCGCTTTTGGAGCTATTGTATCGCCTTGTTGAACCAATGTGGGAGTTACTGTTGCCAGCGGTTGCTCTCTATGCGACGGCCGATCTGTTATGGACTTGCTGGACCCGGCGCCGGGGCGAGAAAGAACTGGAGCTTAGTGAAGGATAA
- a CDS encoding NUDIX domain-containing protein, with protein MPMSAYYRDLRETVGSGLLMIPAVAAIIRNAEEEILFLRKPGETLWGLPAGAIEPGETPSRAVRREVYEETGLLVNPVGILGVFGGEKYKYEYSNGHQVEYLTVVFECSIVKGTPRGGDEEVEELKFFKENERPELAIPYPPELFIKDTGMLRSIFE; from the coding sequence ATGCCAATGTCTGCTTATTATCGGGATTTGCGGGAGACAGTCGGCTCCGGGCTGTTAATGATTCCAGCGGTAGCTGCGATCATAAGAAATGCCGAGGAAGAAATTTTGTTTCTCCGTAAGCCTGGTGAAACGCTCTGGGGTTTGCCCGCAGGAGCGATTGAACCAGGAGAGACCCCATCAAGAGCTGTGCGGCGAGAGGTATATGAAGAAACGGGATTATTGGTTAATCCTGTGGGGATATTAGGTGTTTTTGGTGGTGAGAAATATAAATATGAATATAGTAATGGGCATCAGGTGGAGTATTTGACAGTTGTTTTTGAATGCTCCATTGTCAAAGGAACGCCTAGAGGAGGGGATGAGGAGGTGGAGGAGCTTAAGTTTTTTAAGGAGAATGAACGCCCTGAGCTTGCCATTCCTTATCCGCCGGAACTTTTCATTAAAGATACAGGGATGTTAAGAAGTATATTTGAGTGA
- a CDS encoding DUF4362 domain-containing protein translates to MKYTKWIIVLQLLVIVVLTGFLIIAVNKPTPRMNDRSYILTHFDQLDLNRTQEMIHRFSEGIGDNLMMISPTIDSGAEIHDIYSDGKELHWIVDNTRDGMSTNTGKTEYVCKGIQLDELVDRYRVELTSCANRPNDEKIGIVVFWKENL, encoded by the coding sequence ATGAAATATACAAAATGGATTATTGTTCTTCAACTGTTGGTTATCGTTGTTTTAACCGGCTTTTTGATTATAGCCGTGAACAAACCAACACCACGTATGAACGACCGTTCTTACATACTCACGCATTTTGATCAACTCGACTTAAACAGAACGCAAGAAATGATCCATCGCTTTAGCGAAGGCATAGGAGATAATCTTATGATGATTAGTCCGACGATAGACAGCGGGGCAGAAATCCATGACATATATTCAGACGGCAAAGAGCTGCATTGGATTGTTGATAATACGAGAGATGGTATGAGCACTAATACGGGAAAGACCGAATACGTGTGCAAAGGCATTCAACTAGATGAACTTGTGGATCGTTATCGTGTTGAATTGACCAGCTGTGCTAATCGTCCTAATGATGAGAAGATAGGCATAGTGGTATTTTGGAAGGAAAACTTATAG
- a CDS encoding histidine phosphatase family protein — translation MNTYIYMVRHAVSPFVVGDERNRGLSEQGIVDALRIKEILANAGITHFVSSPYRRAIATLKYLAEASHQEIAIYEELRERAIGSTEIEIKPREILQGIRTSFTDKHYKMLDGESSWEAQERSIPLVKQLLEQHKGGRIAMGTHGNIMTLILNYFDETYGYEFFEQTSKPDIYKLEFHEMELVNVERLWS, via the coding sequence ATGAATACGTATATTTATATGGTCAGACATGCAGTTTCACCTTTTGTAGTGGGGGATGAGCGGAATCGGGGACTCTCCGAGCAAGGGATAGTGGATGCCCTCCGGATCAAGGAGATTTTGGCGAATGCCGGAATTACCCATTTTGTCTCCAGCCCCTATAGAAGAGCAATCGCTACGCTTAAATATTTGGCTGAAGCGTCTCATCAGGAAATTGCGATCTATGAGGAACTCAGGGAAAGAGCTATCGGGAGTACGGAGATTGAGATCAAACCCCGAGAAATTCTACAAGGAATTCGGACTTCGTTCACGGACAAGCATTATAAAATGCTGGACGGGGAGAGTAGTTGGGAAGCGCAGGAGCGATCCATCCCCCTTGTGAAGCAGCTACTTGAGCAGCACAAAGGCGGCAGAATTGCTATGGGCACCCACGGAAATATCATGACGCTTATTCTGAATTATTTTGATGAGACCTATGGTTACGAATTCTTTGAGCAAACCTCGAAACCGGATATTTATAAGCTGGAATTTCATGAAATGGAACTGGTTAATGTTGAGCGGCTGTGGAGTTAA
- a CDS encoding lipid II flippase Amj family protein, translated as MTNSLIIVFLLTMIIHTAETLSYSVRFAGVKLNKIAIALSLTGIIVLVSRTANMIQAPLTAKFVDYAKVDQGFPLLNYLRIILLASSLGTLIAIALFPTFVGLFERVISKLEVEGSIPKLLTSVTIGQLKNSRKYIRKPKMRLYNIRYLGIPKRFLIMNIFVTAFYTVGVLSSLYAAHLVPHLSTTASQASGMINGIATILLTIFIDPQLGIITHKATENVEYRDQLGKIYMLLMGSRFLGTLLGQVVFVPAAHLIIVLVKLI; from the coding sequence ATGACGAACAGTTTAATAATAGTGTTCCTGCTTACGATGATTATTCATACTGCTGAAACCTTGTCTTATTCCGTGCGTTTTGCCGGAGTGAAGCTGAATAAGATTGCGATCGCTTTGTCCCTGACTGGTATTATTGTACTGGTATCCAGAACCGCAAATATGATTCAAGCTCCACTAACAGCAAAATTCGTCGATTATGCCAAGGTTGATCAGGGATTTCCGCTGCTTAATTATTTGAGGATTATTTTGCTAGCGTCCTCTTTAGGTACCTTAATAGCTATTGCTCTTTTTCCTACCTTTGTGGGTTTATTCGAAAGAGTCATCTCTAAGCTGGAGGTAGAAGGCTCTATACCTAAACTACTTACTAGCGTTACTATAGGGCAACTGAAAAACAGCAGGAAATACATACGCAAACCGAAAATGAGACTTTATAATATCAGATACCTGGGCATACCCAAACGGTTTCTTATCATGAATATATTTGTTACGGCATTCTATACGGTCGGTGTATTATCTTCACTGTACGCCGCCCATTTAGTACCTCATTTAAGCACGACTGCATCTCAAGCATCAGGAATGATTAACGGAATAGCGACGATATTGCTAACGATATTCATTGATCCACAGTTGGGCATCATCACGCATAAAGCTACCGAGAATGTGGAGTACCGGGATCAGCTTGGTAAAATCTACATGTTATTAATGGGCTCCAGATTTCTGGGCACATTGCTGGGTCAGGTTGTGTTTGTTCCGGCCGCCCATTTAATTATTGTGCTGGTGAAGCTGATCTGA